One Vicia villosa cultivar HV-30 ecotype Madison, WI linkage group LG5, Vvil1.0, whole genome shotgun sequence genomic window, CTTTGACAGGGAGCAGGACAGGGAGTAGAAACAGCAGCGCGTTTGGGGAGTCTCATGTCATTGAAGCTGGAAATCTTGTGATATCGGTTCAAGTTCTAAGAAACGTGACGAAGAATTTCACCCCTGAGAATGAGCTCGGTCGCGGTGGATTTGGAGTTGTTTATAAGGGAGAGTTGGACGACGGGACTAAGATTGCAGTAAAAAGAATGGAAGCAGGTGTGATAACCAATAAAGCCTTGGATGAATTTCAAGCTGAAATCGCAGTTCTGTCGAAAGTTCGACATCGACATCTAGTGGCCCTTATAGGTTATTCCATGGAAGGTAACGAGAGGATTCTAGTGTATGAGTATATGCCACAAGGCGCTCTCAGTCAGCATCTTTTCCATTGGAAAAGCCTCGGACTCGAGCCTCTCTCGTGGAAGAGGAGACTCAACATTGCCTTGGATGTTGCTAGAGGAATGGAGTATCTTCATACTCTGGCTCAACAGAGCTTCATTCACAGGGATCTTAAGTCCTCAAATATTTTACTCGCTGATGATTTTAGAGCTAAAGTCTTGGATTTCGGATTGGTAAAACTCGCACCTAATGGCGAAAAATCTGTAGTGACTAAACTTGCTGGGACTTTTGGATACTTGGCTCCTGAATATGCAGGTGATTATTTTTTTCAGGTTTTTTTATACATTTCAAGAAAACCGATAAATTTTATTACTAATCCTCagtttttttgttatatatatattcaGTGACAGGAAAAATCACAACCAAAGTAGATGTTTTCAGTTTCGGCGTCGTGTTAATGGAGCTGTTGTCTGGATTGATGGCACTCGACGAGGATAGACCCGAGGAAAGCCAATACTTAGCAGCATGGTTCTGGAATATAAAATCCGATAAGAATAAACTAATGGCTGCAATTGACCCAACTCTCGAAATAACCGACGAAACATTCGAGAGCGTCTCAATTATCGCAGAGCTAGCCGGCCACTGCACAGCTAGAGAACCAAACCAAAGGCCAGAAATGGGCCATGCTGTCAACGTCCTCGCACCACTCGTTGAAAAATGGAAACCGTTTGACGACGACCCCGACGAGTATTCCGGCATCGACTATAGTCTTCCACTTAACCAAATGGTGAAGGGTTGGCAGGAGGCGGAAGGAAAAGACACAAGTTATATGGACTTAGAAGACAGTAAGAGTAGTATCCCCGCGAGACCTACTGGATTTGCGGATTCTTTTACTTCGGCGGATGGCCGGTGAAACAAATGGTTGCTTGTCGCTTTGTTGAATgttgctattttatttatttacttttttttaatcttttcttAGGTGTAGATAGCATGCTATGATGCTCTTTCTGTCTAAAAAAATGCTAAGGCAAAATGTGAGAATGCTTGTAATTTCTACTATGTGTTACATTGAAGTGTTAATGGTTGTAGATAGTGGAGAAACAATCAATGAGAATGCTTGTAATTTGTTCATTCATTTATAAGTGTTTCAATGTTTTGTTGGTGAATGAACTAGGTCCCCAAGTATACAGTTACAATGTCACATCTGTGTGCTGGAAAATAGAggcaacaaaaattatatttgttatattattattattattattattattattattattattattattattattattattattattattattattattattatagattaTAGAATTGGGTCCAAATCGGTGAGTGTGTAAAAGTATTTAATAGAAATGACCAATccttaaaatacaataaattgaAGGCTCGTGCTTAGCTGTTGGTggttcaaaataaaaaaacacactttttcttataattaaattaaaattaaaataatattaatctaaaaattaaatactatatgTTTTTTTGACCGAATTAAATACTATCTTAAATAGAAATTAACAATTATTTATTGTAATCTTATTATGAGTGAATTAATATGtttaaaaacatataaatataataaattgatttaaaatattattaataaatatgtaaaaaaaaaaaagcgaaaTATATTTGTAAGAGAAATAGGTGgaattaattattgttaatagCATAATAAATATAGGTCaaattatttcttatttatttatttaatagtaataaatatatgtctcatatttaattatgtttatttaattatgtttatGACCACAAATATTTGACATGTATTTAATTACTAATTAAAGGCTgcagaaaaaaaataagaatgaagAAGTACAGTggtagaaaatgaagaagaaaagagaagatgTGAGAGATGGAGAGAGAGGAGAATGTGTAAGGGAGGGTAGTGATATTGTGTGTGATAGTGCATTGGTTGATAGTGTAGACACCTAATCTAATCCTAATCTAATGGTCCTTATTCATTTGagcccaaaaaaaaaataaaaaattagtctCTCACATGAGAGACCTATGAGTGTCTCCCACCTTAGACGGCGCCTGCAGGAATAGACAAAACATATGATGTTCCCAATTGGTTTGTGTATGAAACCGGAAATATACATTTATCAAAGCAGTCATTTATGTTTGAAAGTATTCAgccaattttaaatttttaatgtaGACAGAGATAAAGTTCAAGCCCATTAACAAACCGCATATACAACCAATAGGTTCACAAAGTCTCTATGAATCAACTGACACAAACCAGATATATACCTTTACGATTTTGTTCGATATTGATGTCGCGATACTGTTTTTGAAACTCCGAATTTATCATGGTTTAGCACATTGAATAATCTAaatataaatagaaatataaCAATGGTTTAAGAGCACCTCCATGTTGCAacctattttttggtttttttttaccCATTAACagggcggagccaaggcccagctagcttgggcaggcgcccgggctcaacccctattttctttgtaattctttaatttaacagtcaatttttagacaaaatcaggagaaaaattaaaggcaaaattagtaaaaatacggtgtaaaaattaaaacgaatgaataatcaatggtgtaaagtttttgcccagactgcctaaaatttctggctccgccactgcccATTAAGCCACATCATCTTAAAGCAACTCACTTAATTTTTACTCCAATGGTGTAACTTTAAAGAACTCATGTTAGGTCTCACAtctttactttatatattaatattttattcatattaagttttatttaatttaaaataataatttaacttttataaatttaaattaatataaaataaataaaattgaaattaaacataaaatttaaaatgataattaaaattaatctcaaatacatgacatataattaaaaacaataaaaataaataacataacaaaatTACTCAAATTTAATTTTCATCATTCTCATGTCCAAATCACTCCCAAATATGCTCGACTAGATATCCTTGATGTTGACGATGAACTTGTTTTTCACGAAGACTTGCTCTTCTTTGTAGTCTTGTTGCAAGATTCGGATGAGGACCGTTAACTGTTTCAGTTGTTGAGTATGTGTCATCTATATTATCATAAGAGTAATCAAAATCACCTTCATATGTGTGTCGTTCGTCTTCAACAATCATGTTGTGCAATATGATGCAAGCATATATGGTATGCTTGAGGGGTTCCATATGCCAGGCACGTGCTGGACCACGTATAATTGCAAATCGAGATTGGAGCACTCCAAATGCCCGCTACACATCCTTTCTAGCTGATTCTTGATGTTGAGCAAATAGTTTCCTCTTTTCTCCCTGCAGCATTGAAATGGTCTTGACAAATGTAGCCCACTCAGGATATATATCATCCGCTAAATAATACCCCATATTATATCGTTAAACACATTGGATTGGTTTAGCACATTAATGTCATTGTTTGAACTTGCAATACCAAAAAATGCATGCCAAATCCATAAGTCTTGTGAGGCCACTGCTTCAAGCATGATTGAGGGCTTACCATGATCACCTCAACAAAATTGTCCTTTCCATGCAACAGGACAATTTTTCCATTCCCAGTGCATACAATCAATGGAACCCAACATACCTGGAAAGCCACGTGACTCTCGCATTTGTAAAAGATGTTCAACATCTGCGTTGTTAGGCTTTCTCAAATACTCTGCCCCAAATACAACATTTACACCCCGAACGAATCTTTCTAAGCACTCAATTGAAGTGCTTTTACCGATTTGAACATATTCGTCTACACTGTCAGCGGGAGACCCATGTGCTAACATACGAATAGCATATGTGCATTTTTGCAATGGTGAAAGACTCATTTTACCAGTTGCATCTACACTCATTTGGAAATATTCATCATGATTTCCAAGGGCGGCTACAATTCGAAGAAACACATGCCTATGTATTTTGAACCTTCTTCGAAATTGAATATCTATGTATATTGGATTTTCCGAGAAGTAGTCATTGAATAAACGATTGTGCCCTTCTTCACGACTTCGATCAatcacttttcttttctttggcctAGAGGAACTTCCAGATTGATGTTCCTTCTCGAGCATTGACTTTAGTAGTTCTTCATCAGTGTTGTCCATAGATTCTTCTTCAATCAAGTTCCAAAAGAGATCATATGAACTGTCTGAATCCATTAAAATGAGTGAAGAATGAAAGAATGAGTAAAGAATGAGAGAAGAATGAGTGAAGAATGAAAGAAGAATGAGATAATAATGAGAAGAGTGGTCATTTATATAGTGATATTGAAAGGTGATTCAGATGCATTTTCCTTTGCCTTACTCTTTCTTTTTGCTGCTTGTTGTCCCATTGGACACTCTATTGGTGATGATGAGTTAAACTCATAACTTGAAGGTGTCGGGAGGTTAGAAGATGATAAGTGTGCCCCACTAGCATAATTCTTTgttctttttgaagaattttcgGTCGATGTTCTCATCCATTTAGGTTCATCCTTTAACAATCACCATGCGTACTCAAGATTGAATGGTGTACCTTCATCCTGAGCAAAAAAGAATATGCAGCGGCCAAGATATCTTTCTCCGATGTCCCACTTTTCTTTCCATTAACAGCTTGTTTGTAACATCCAACAAATTTTTGAACCAAGCCATTTATTCGATGCCATCGAGATTTTAATTGCCCACGTAGCTTTTCCCGCGACTGTCCACGATACTGGTTATAATTGGTAGCGATTCTTAACCAAAAACTCTCAGCTTTTTGATCAACTCCTACAATTGGATCCTTTGAAACATTGAGCCATGATTGGATAAGAAGTGTATCCTCTTCCCTTGTAAATAGCTCTCgtgattttttttaacaacacTCCTTTCTTCTTTTTCAATACCAACTTGAGTTGAAAATGGTGGAACTTCACTTTCAGGCATAAACCCAATTGGTGTTTCCGGTTCATGATGAACAAATTCCATCGCATGAGTATTTATTTGAGGTATATGATACATATTTGGATTGTTCGGTGGCGGAAAAAATGCGGCGGAGTTTGTTGGTATTGATGGGAATTGAGAATTTTGAGgattaattttgataattttgcatTAAATTGAACATAGACTGTTGAAAATTATATTGATTAGGATCCATTTGGACTAAACAATATTAATTTTGAAGTAAAATGATGAAAAATTGGGTAAAATATATTATCAAATGAAGGTTAATAAGAAATTCTTTAGAAAGAAAGTAAAAATTTAAGAGTAAATAAAAGTATGAGAGaaaatttgtaaataaaattattcaactagaagtatttataataaaactaaagtgttaaaaaaaaaaagaaaaagaaaagtagcCGTTCATCAACggtcattttttaattttattaattttttattgcaAACAACCGTTGCATTGCATTTTCACGGTTGTCCAAGCTGGTCAACTCCAACAGCATGTGTTTTAATGCAACGTAATGACACGCTGGCGGTAACTATGAAACAACCAGCGCTGGAAGCTGACATTGACTAAAGTTGGCCTTTTACAAAAATGGTAGTAGCATGTAAATTCTTGTGAACAATGCAGAAGTTGTAGAACCTAGAAATAGAATACAGTACCCTTTTAAAGTTTTAATGTTGAGTGATATCAACCTGAACATATAGCATGACATGAACACTTGTGAATTTTTAATAGACGTTGTAATTAAATTGAGTACACAATTAAGACTTTAACAAAGATATGAATATTGTTATAATTTATACATTCCAGAGTTAGGTGTTAGGATGAGTACTATTTGTTTGGCttcaagtatatatatatatatatatatatatatatatatatatatatatatatatatatatatatatatatatatatatatatatatatatatatatatatatatataacatttattttatttctgtattgATTCTTAACTACCAAACATTTTTGTCTCGTACAAAATCGCAGGTCTTACCGCAGTCCGATTAAACTTTTCCTTCAGCATGAGCGGTACCTTTACATCACATAAAACACATGATGCATTTCTCCATTTCAACCATTCCGCTTGAATTCGACGGTTTATATCCCCATCTATTCTTCCATCATTTTGTATTACGAACCCAAGATACGGGGAGATACGACAGAGAAAAAAGAATGCATTCAGTCGGCGGATGATACCCTAAATCCTCAAATCAATGAAGATCCTTGACCCAAAATCATAACTCGTTTCTACGATCAACCCAAAATCGAAGTTCAATCTCAAATTTGAAAGTTCATAATCAAAGACGGTgaactcaaaatcaaaatcaaatgtaAGAGAATCAAACATTCTTTATTAGCTTTTTCATTTCTTGGTAATTGAGATTCAATTGTTCGTTTCAATAATTTGTTTATGACTATAAATAAGGGATTATTAGTTTTGTGCTTGGATTCAGTCGGCGGATGATACCCTATGATGTCAGATAAAATTCCTAAGGGTTGTATTGATGAAATGCATAATAtccaaagaaacttcatatgGGGAGATACGACAGAGAAAAAAAGAATGCATTCAGTCGGCTAGGATACGATAACCAATACTATAACtgtttactgtggaaattggtaaacaatcgctagtcctCCCAAAGCCTACAAACTAAGGGTCACTTGCAGAATCGACTAGTTGATTCTAAGACACGTGCTAATGCAACTAAGGTTTGGCTTGTTCAATTCAACACAGACTTGACTCTAAGAGAAATCGGTTTCCTACAAAAAGTTTAAACAAGCAAAGTTTTCCTCAAAAAGGTTACAAATGTTATCAACTGAAGGTGACTCGTGACCGATAGCACGCTATAACATTTAGAAAAGATACACAGCGAAAGCATCTATAGTGAATTCCATTATCGTAACAGAATCACAGTCGACAGCGTATACGATGATGTAAAAAGATAGTTCAAACGTAAATGAAAGTAAAATAAAATGTTCAAGAGGAACGACTGATAAATAAGGAAATTGCATTTAGATAACAAAGGCGATTCACGTACATTAGCACTCTTGAAACTCTTTGCTTCCTCGCGTTGGGAATGTGAAGTTTTTACAAGTGATTTCAGTACAAGTGAACATTTTGTAGGGCCCTTATAGATCCATCTTTCTAAACTCCCTTATAGATCCATTTTGTAGGGCCCAAACCCTTGATCTATGTGACTTTTCCATTGATTGCGCCATCCACATACCTTACTAGATTTTTGAACTAACAATAACGCATGAAGGTTTAGGGTTGAAAAGACTAGATGTTATGAATAACACATGTTTAATGAAGTTAAGTTGGAAAATCATTACTAATGCATAAGATCTGTGGTGCTAGGTTGTGAAAAGTCGTTATAACTATGATGAAACCTTCAAAAACCTCAAGTTTAAAGGTGTTGATTTCTTGTATTTGGAAAGAAATTGTCAAAGGTGTTCCTAGGGTTTTGGATGCGCGAGTGTGGAATATTGGTACTGGGAGTCGTATCAAGGCCTAGATTGACAATTGGTTGGAACAAGGAAAGAGTGTGTTGAAGTATCATGTCCAGATTCCTGAATACTTGATGAAAGCCAGAGTTAGTGATCTCGTAGATGGTAATGGAAGCTAGAATTGGAGCATGCTTCAAGATTGGTTACCTAGTGGTATTTTGAGTAGAATGTAGGTCATTTTCCCCTGAGTGTGGATGCTGATGTAGGTGATTTCTCATTAGCAACCAAATAAGACGGTAGTTTATTGGTTAAGGATATGTATAACCACTTGATCAATGAGGAAAATATTATCGATAACTGGGGTGGAATATGGTGTGGATGCTTAAAATTCTGGAGAGAGTTATGAGTTTTATGTGGTTATTCAAACATGGCAGATTACTAACAAACCATAGGAAAAACTTGAAGGGAATTGGGTCTGCTTGCTGCAACTTGTGTGGCATCTCTTGCGAGACTTTTCTTCACGCACTGCATGACTATTCTAGTGCCAGAAAGGTCTGGGTCTCTGGGATCACATTGTGTCAACGAGTTTTTCTCAGGCTTTTTTCAGGAACGATATTCAACAATGGTTCTTGAACAACTTAAGAGACAGTAGATGGAACAATGTATGGGTGGTAGCTTGTCATGCTATTTGGTCATGAAGAAACAAGGAGGAACATGAGGAAAACTTTTCAAGACTGTATGATATGGGTCAGTGTATTTTGTAGAGGGTCAAAGAGTATGGAGATTGGAGATGTTATGTGGCTGAGTAAGGAAGCTAGGAGTCGAGGCAACATCGTTAATATGATAGGTTTGAATCAGCCAGAGAATAATATAGTCGAGATTAACACTGATGGTGCATGTAAGAACAATAATGTTTTAGGATGTAGTGGTTTGATTCGAGGCAATGATGAAATTTGGATAAATGGATTCGCTAAGACCTTGGGATACTGTAGTTTTATGATGGCGGAGCTTTGGAGCGtttttttgaaggtttgaagctTGCAAAAACAAAAGGCTTTAAGAGGATTGTGATCAACGTGGACTCAACTGAACCGGTGGGAGCCATTAAGAAAGGGAAAACAAGAAGTGGAGAAGGGCTGAGCACCATTAAAATAATTCATCGCTTGATGAATAATCTGGAGATGGTTAGAGTTGAGCATGTGTTTCAGGAATCTAATAAGTGTGCTAATTCTATGTTGGAGGAGGAGATGATCATTTTCACTCTATACCATTTGCTTTATCGAGTTTGTTAGAGGATGTCAAGAGAGTTGTAGCCACTCTTAAGATTGTTTGCTTTTAGTTTTGTTTCGTTTGCTGGGCTTCCGTCCTCTTCCctccacacaaaaaaaaaatatttacaattttaattcattttgttttattttattttaaattaattgaaataatatatattacacaTGGAAGccacattaaataaaaaataaataaaaatcattttaaaaaatcatatatGGCAATGCCCTCTCgttaaaaatgtaaaataattttaatgataaattaaaatagcataattTTCATAAGATaggaagattttttttttttttttttttttacaaaggaATTTTTCAAATTTAGTAATTTACCACATATAACAAAGTAAATTGAGTattaactcattaaataaaaaagataaccaagaatgaattgacATTAAACAAAGAAGTTTAGAAATCTCAATTCACTGCACCCCTAAATATCATTAAGCAAaacttaattaatatattaataactaaatataaaattttaacattttgttGACTAATTCACGAAATTAAGGAAAGGACtaattagtaataaaattatatttgttaaagaaattcatattatttttcttaaattattaCTTTTACAATCTTCAGtataatatatttaatacttATAATACATAATAATTTTATCATTGTTTGACtgagaataaaattatttttgttaacATAACATTTTTAGTACAAAATTAAGAGAGAGATCAAAAGAGTGGAAGTGgggaattaatatttatattgtttttttagtGAAGGtattttagtctctcacaaaaattaTAGAGGTCAGATTAGGCTCtgagaaaaaaaaattcaattaaatcacTTACAAAATTTAATCGAGTCATATTACTTTTATTTTACGACTATTGATTTGAAGTTATTTGTGAAAGGGATTGTACCactattaattgaattaattacgtaaattgaattaattaacgTTAAGATTCAATAGTGgaaatagaaaaaatttaaaatgaattccATTCAACTCATACTTTCcaaataaaaaattcatttccaaaatttagccataTATTTGACCATATTAATTGTATGATTAAAATAATCActtcaaataaaaataagatttCCAATTTCCAATATGTCATTGACCAAAGAaaatgttgattaaaataaaaaaatttattatatttaaaattaaatatttcctCCATTGATGTTTTACCAAAAGCAAATAGAGGTAATAAAACCCCTACTGTTATTCTTTTTCATTCCACTTCATTTTGTGCAAAATTACAAGAAATATGGAGAATCAATGCAATCCTTTACACATGTTCTTCTTCCCTTTCATGGCTCAGGGCCATATGATACCTACCATTGATATGGCCAAACTCTTTGCTTCAAAAGGTGTTAAAGCCACCATTGTCACCACACCCCTCAACAAACCCACCATCTCTAAAGCCATTGAACAATTCAAAGGCCATTCCAACAATATTCATATTCAAACCATCAACTTCCCTTCTGTAGAAGCTGGTTTACCCGAAGGATGTGAAAATGTTGATCTAATCCCTTCACCTATTTATGCCCCTGCATTCTTCAAGGCTATTAGAATGATGCAAGAGCCTTTTGAAGAACTGTTGATTCAGGAACAGCCACATGTTATTGTTGCTGATATGTTCTTCCCATGGGCGACTGATTCCGCTGCGAAATTCGGAATTCCTAGGATTGTGTTCCATGGGACTAGCTTGTTTTCAATCTGTGCTGCTCAGTGTTTGAAAAAACACGAGCCTAAGAAAAATGTTTCTTCTGATACGGAACTATTCTTGATTCCGGAACTTCCTGGTGATATCAAAATTACAATTTTGCAGATGCCTACAGTCATGAAAGATGAACAGTCTGCGAAATTATTTAGAGAAATAAGGGAATCAGAAGGGAAGAGCTATGGAGTTATTGTTAATACATTCTATGAGCTTGAGGGTGTTTATTCTGATTTCTACAGGGAGGTACTCGGAATAAAAAACTGGCATCTAGGTCCATTCTCAGTTCTTAGTAGAAATAATAAGGAGGAGGAAATAACATCATACCGTGGGAAAGAAGCAAGCATTGACAAACACGAGTGTTTAAAATGGCTTGACACGAAAGAGATCAACTCAGTTGTTTACTTGTGTTTCGGAAGTACGACATCCTTTCTCGACACTCAGCTTCGAGAAATCGCTATAGGACTCGAAGCGTCGGGGAAAGATTTCATTTGGGTTGTGAGGAGAAAGAAAGAAGAGGTGGAAGAATGGTTACCAGAAGGATATGAGGAGAGAATGGAAGGGAAGGGATTGATTATAAGAGGTTGGTCACCACAGACATTGATACTTGAGCATGAAGCAATTGGTGCATTTGTGACACATTGTGGATGGAACTCAACATTGGAAGGAGTGTGTGCTGGTGTGCCTATGGTTACTTGGCCTGTGGCTGCTGAGCAGTTTTATAATGAGAAGTTGCTGACTGAGGTGCTTAAGATTGGTGTACCTGTTGGATGTAAGAAATGGGTTCGGTTGGTTGGAGATGAGATTGGACGGAATGCAGTGGAGAAAGGTGTGAGGAGGGTTATGGAAggggaagaaggagaagaaatgaGGAAGAGGGTGAAAGTGCTTGCACAACATGCAAAGAAAGCTGtggaagaaggtggatcttcttACTCTCAATTGAATGCTTTGCTTGAGGAGTTgagtttgtttagaaaatgattAGTGGATGACATCTAAAATCTCATATAGTTGGGATATTGTttgcatttttaaaataaatttctttctctttgaaTGGTATTTATTCAGAGCAAGGCTATATTGACACAACTTTTATATTGACATGACTGTAGTGAGAGATTTACGTATTTTGTTGTggtatttattcaaaaaatctcatttaaatttctttatcttttttaattcaaaatatttattGTGGTGGAGagatttatgtattttgttgggAGTGTGGGGTGATGAAAACATTTGGTTTCGCTAAGAGTTTTTCGTGCAAGGTCGGGAATGGTTCTGATATTGATTTTTGGAGGGATTGTTGGATTGGTAAGGAGCCACTTGCAACCAATTTCCTATGCTTTACCAGGCTCTACAAGAGTCAAGAACGAGATttatcgaagttggttttgtgGTTCAAAATAAATGGTCGTGGTCGTTCTAAAATATTCTGGAAATTATGTCTTAACCAGAAGTTGTAGACTGCGATAGTCTGCACTCCATATTGCATCATATTCAGCTTATTCCGAATTAGCATGACCATTTCATATGGTGGAGCGGAGCAACAGGTTTTGTGGCTAAGTCCACCTTCGATTGTTTACACGTGCGTGGAGGtcaaatttgaattttaatataGGTTTGTTGTCTGCGTTGAATTATGTCTGGAAGTCAAATGTATCTTCAAATGTTTAAGTGTTCGCGTGGAGGTTGCTTCATCATAGACTGCAAACAAGGGATGAGCTTGCTAAGAGATGGGTCATTTCAGGCGTGCATAACCTGGTTTTTCCGTTATATCTTGGTCCATATGAGACTTACCATCATCTTTTCATTGCCTCTTGTCCTGCTCTTGAGGTTTGATTATCAATTCTAGATTGGGTAAGGATGAATGACTTTAGTTCTTCTTCTAATATTTCTGATATTCTCTTGTTGTTTGAGTTTGTAATGTCGAAGAGGGCATGGAATAATTGTAGAATTCTTATTTGGCTATATCTTTCGTGCGGAATATCTGGTTAATTAGAAATGACATTTTGGTCAAAGTTGACAAACTAAGATAACAAGATTTCAGTTCAATTTCACTTCACTCTTCTTCCTCACTTGAAGCCTTGATCTTCCATCACCAGCACTTCTCAAATCATTTATGGTTCCTAAACGGAACAGTGTCGTTGTTTGTGAGAATCAATTTTTTATTCCAAAGATTTCCATGATACCACGTTCGTTCTCCTATTCGTCAGTTCCTCGCATTCTCAAGTCACTGAATCAAGAGCATTCGGAATCAAACATGATAATCCATCTCGCTTTGATTCAATAAAAAATCATCTCAATTTTGATTCCTCAAATTAGTATATCTCCAATTTCTACGACTCTAGGTGATGGCTAAATCTGAAGCTACTCGATCTGCTGTCATGCACAAAGTCATTGTTGTTGCACGTGAAGCTACTGCTGCTGCTACAACAGCTAATAATTTATCACTTATACATCATCCACAAGGCATCATAATTCATGGAACAACGATTCTATTATATCAAGATTTGATCCAGGCTCCATAAACATTCAGATGTGTTCAAGTTGCTCTGATAAATCTTCTTGTTCCACCTCCAATTCTACAACCAAAAACCTTGTCTGGCCTTAGAATGCAAGGTGTGAATAAACTGTTGAATAATGTGTACAACACCGTTTGACATCAAAACTCAAACATACTTAAAGGATGGCTAAAATGCCTTTAAAAAGTCTACATCATGCTCCACCTCATGGAAACACCATCCAGGAGGTTGCATTAAAAAGGACTCATATTTTTGTCCTAGGGTCGTCTGGGGTGAAGAAAGATGAATCTCCTCGATCGAGAGATCATCACAAGAGAAGGAAGCATCAGAATCCTCCCTAGAGCCCCAGGAGGACCATGGTAGTCACGACTTTTCCTTGGTTCAAACCTAGAGTTAGTTGGGAAAGTTGCTTCTGAAGCATCCGCTGTCTCTTAGGATTTTGGAAAGCATGGTCCTAAAATCCATGGAGA contains:
- the LOC131602566 gene encoding scopoletin glucosyltransferase-like, with amino-acid sequence MENQCNPLHMFFFPFMAQGHMIPTIDMAKLFASKGVKATIVTTPLNKPTISKAIEQFKGHSNNIHIQTINFPSVEAGLPEGCENVDLIPSPIYAPAFFKAIRMMQEPFEELLIQEQPHVIVADMFFPWATDSAAKFGIPRIVFHGTSLFSICAAQCLKKHEPKKNVSSDTELFLIPELPGDIKITILQMPTVMKDEQSAKLFREIRESEGKSYGVIVNTFYELEGVYSDFYREVLGIKNWHLGPFSVLSRNNKEEEITSYRGKEASIDKHECLKWLDTKEINSVVYLCFGSTTSFLDTQLREIAIGLEASGKDFIWVVRRKKEEVEEWLPEGYEERMEGKGLIIRGWSPQTLILEHEAIGAFVTHCGWNSTLEGVCAGVPMVTWPVAAEQFYNEKLLTEVLKIGVPVGCKKWVRLVGDEIGRNAVEKGVRRVMEGEEGEEMRKRVKVLAQHAKKAVEEGGSSYSQLNALLEELSLFRK